From the genome of Gemmatimonadota bacterium:
CCTTCCTCATGGTGAAGGCGACGGCGGAGCTCCTCAGGGAATCGCGAGGACGGGTGGTGAATCTCGTAGACCTCTCGGCCTTCCAACCCTGGATCGAGCACCCGCACCACGCGGTCTCCAAGGCGGGGCTCCTCCACCTGACCCGGGTGATGGCCAAGGCCCTGGCACCGCACATCCGGGTGAACGCGATCGCTCCGGGAGCGGTCCTTCTTCCTGAAGGTTACGGGGAGGAGGAGCGAGAGAAGTCGAGAGAGCGGGCCGTGCTTGGGAAGCTCGGATCGCCGGAGGACGTCGTCCGCACCGTCCTCTTTCTCGAACGCTCTCCCTTCATCACCGGGGAGGTCATCGTCGTTGACGGAGGAAGATTGATCGGGGGATGAGCCTCAGGCGGTCTTGCCCACCGGGTGCGCCGGAAGGGGCAACTCCTCGCTCCCGTGTGCGAGCCAGCGCTCCGCTTCCAGGGCCGCCATGCACCCCGTTCCCGCCGCGGTGACGGCCTGACGGTAATACGGGTCCATCGCGTCGCCCGCCGCGAAGATCCCAGGCACGCTCGTCTCCGTCCTCCACCCCTTCGGCGTGACGACGTACCCGGCGGCGTCAAGCTCGACCACCCCTTTCAGGAAGACAGTGTTCGGCGTGTGCCCGATGGAGACGAAGAGCCCCCCCACGGGAAACTCGCGCTCCTCCCCACTCTCCGTGTTCCGGATGCGAATCCCCGTGATGAAGTCATCGCCCAGGACATCGGTCACGACGGAGTTCCACTCGACCCGGATCTTTTTATCGGCCAGCGCGCGCTCCGCCATGATCGGGGAAGCCCGGAAGGCGTCTCGCCGGTGCACGATCACCACCTCACGCGCGAATTTCGTGAGGTAGAGCGCCTCTTCCATCGCGGTGTCCCCCCCGCCCACGACCGCGAGCACCTGGTCCCGAAAGGCCGGAAGTGCACCGTCGCAGACCGCACAGGCCGAAACACCGCCGCCGAGCTGGGCCAGCCGCGTCTCGTTCGGGAGGCCGAGCCAATTCGCCCGCGCACCCGTCGCCACGATGACCGTCCGGGCGCGAACCTCCTCCCCTTCCGCGGAACGAAGGCGGAACGGACGCTCCTCAGTCTCGATGGCGACGACGTCATCCGTGACCAGGCGGGTACCGAACCGGATCGCCTGAGCCTTCATCTCCCCCATGAAGGTCTGCCCGTCGATTCCCTCCCTGAATCCGGGATAGTTCTCGATGTCGGTGGTGAACATGAGCTGCCCCCCGGGAATCATCTCGCGGGACGGGGCCCCCTCGAAGACGAGAGGTTCGAGCCGGGCGCGGGCGGCGTAAATCGCCGCGGTCCAAGCGGCGGGGCCCGATCCGACGATCACGACCTCTTCGACACGGTCCCCGGCCATCACTTGTCCTGGAAGATCTTAAGGCTGGTCGAGTGCCCGGGGTTCACCCGGGCGGAGGGATCCACGCGGTGCACGGCGTTGTTCACGGCAATCGCGGCCTCCCCAAATCCGGTGGCGATCAGATCGAGCTTTCCTTCGTAGTCCACGATGTCGCCGGCCGCATAAATTCCCGGCCGATTGGTCTCCATGAGCGTGTTCACGAGGATGCGGTTCTTCTTCAGCTCGAGTCCCCACCCCTGGATCGGACCCAGATCCGGCTTGAATCCAAGAAAAGTGAGGACGGCGTCACACTCCATCGTGAACTTCTCTTGCGTACGGTTGTCGTACAGCACCGCGGCTTCCACGCGCCCGTTCCCCCGGATCTCGGCGACTTCGTGGAAGAGCCGGAGCTCGATCTCTCCGCCCCGCTCCGCTTCCATCAGCTTCGTCACCGAGGCCTCGTGCGCCCGGAATGAGTCTCTCCGGTGCGCGACGACGAGGCGGGAGGTCTTTTCCTTGAGGATGAGCGCCCAGTCGAGAGCGGAGTCTCCGCCCCCCACGACGAGGACCTTCTTCCCCCGGTACATCTCAGGATCCTTGACCGCGTAATGGACTCCATGGCCGAGGAGATGTTCGTACCCGGGGCATTCGAGCCCTCGAGGTTCGAATGCGCCTTTCCCGCCGGCCACGATGAGCGTTCGCGTCAGGTAGGAACGCTCGCCACAATCCAACCGCAGAAGCCCTTCTCCCTCCTCGAGGACGGCGTGGACCTCCTCGTCGAGGCAGAGCTCGGGCTCGAACTGTATCGCCTGGGCGATGAGGTCGAGGGCGAGATCCTTCGCAAGGACTTTCGGAAATCCTCCCACGTCGAAAATGTACTTCTCCGGATAGAGGGCTGTGAGCTGCCCGCCGAGCTCCGGAAGGGAGTCCACGATGCGGGTCGAAGCGCCGCGCATTCCGGCATAAAAGGCGGCGAAGAGCCCGGTCGGTCCGCCCCCCACGATGGTGATGTCCCTCACTTCGGATGTCATTCGCTTGCCCCTCCACCCGCGGGAGCCCCTTCACCCCCACTCGAGATGCCGAGCTGCACGGCCGCCCGCTCGAGGATCACGCGGGCGTTTTCGTACGCCACGGTGCGCGCCGCCTCCGCCAGGGACAGCCACCGGCACTCCGTGATCCCCTCGGATTGCTCGGGGCGCGCTTCGCCGACCTGCGACGTCATCAGGTAGAAGCGGCAGAACTTATGGACCAGCCGGCGCTCCCTGCGGAAAGTCCAATCAATCTCCCCCAGGTCCACCCCGAGCTCCAGGTCTTCCAGCCCCGTTTCCTCGTTGACCTCTCGGAGCGCTGCCTCTTCCGTCCCCTCTCCCTCCTCGAGGTGGCCCTTCGGGAGCCCCCACTTTCCATAGGGGTCACGGATCAGGAGAACGCGCGGCTCGCCGTCCGTCGTGCGGACGACGACGCCTCCGGCGCTCTTCTCCTCGACACGCTTGGGCATGGACAACGGTCCCTCCATCCCCAGGCGCGCGGGCCGTGGTGCGGTTCTGCGGGGTTCCAAAGAACGGGCTCCGTATGCTGTCTCTGGCCTCGAGAGGCCCTGAAAGGTCGCTAAAATATAGAAAGACGCACGTACCGCCGAGGGTTCTCGCGAATGTCCACGAGGAGGGCCCTCAGGTCTCCCATCAACGCCTCCAACTCGTTCGACATCGCCGGATCCTGGAGGAGCCGGCCGAGCGAACCTTCGCCCGCGGCCGTCCGGTCCACGATCTCCTCGACCCGAACGAAGGTGGAATCCACCCGCGAGGCCACGCTCCGCACGCTCGCGTTCGTCCCCTGAAGCTCTCCCGAAAGCTCGCGAAGGTTTTCCGCGATGACCCCCAGGTCTTCGAGTGTGGAGGCGAGGTCACCGGTGGCCAGGGCTTCGTCGGCCCGGACGAAAGTGAGCCGTGCCTGCTCCGCCGCGGACCCGATCTCCTCCGCGGCCCGCTGGACCCCGTCCGTCACCTCGGTGAAGGATACGGCTTGCTGGGACACCATATCGGAGAGCCGCTGAGTCACTCCCTCCACGTTGTCGATCAGGGACGCGATGTTTTCGGCTGTCTCCTCGGAAAATGCGATCCCCACGCGCTCCGTCAGCATCGCGAGGTTTCCCGCGATCTGATCGGCCATATGCGTGAGCTGGGAGATATCCGGCAGCGCGTGCCCCGGGAGCACGTCCTCCCGGGTCGGTTCCGCGTATCCCACATCCGGATACCGCGTGCGGGGATGGATTTCCGCCTGCCAATCACCAAAAAGCGACTCGGGCGAAAGGATCACCACAGGATCGGGCGGGAGGACGATCCCTTCGTCGATCCGGAACCTGACTCTCACCGTATTTCCCGTCGAGTCCACCACGATTTCCCGAACGCTACCCACCTGAACGCCCCGCAGCTTCAAGTCGTTCCCGGCCCGGATGAGGCCCACCTCGAAAAACACCGCCTCGATGTCCCGCTGGTCCCGGCCGAAGGAAGCCCCCTGGAGCCAGAGCATCCCGATCACCGTGACAACGATGCTCGCGACGATCACGACGCCCACTAGTGCCTCGCGTGACTTGCTCACGATTCGCCCTCCAATAGTTCGGGTTCTCCCTCGACGAATCCTCTGACCACGGGATCGTCCGAAGCCCGAAGCTCCTCGGGAGTCCCCAGAAAGCGGCACTGGCCTTCATATAGCATGGCGATTCGGTCTCCGACCCGGTAGGCGCTCTCGAGATCGTGGGTCACGACCACCCCGGTGGCGCCGAGCTCCTCCTTCGTTCGCAGGATGAGACGGTCGATGACCGTTTTCGTAATCGGGTCGAGCCCCGTCGTCGGTTCGTCGTAGAGGATGTATTTCGGGCGTGCGGCGATCGCGCGTGCGATTCCAGCGCGCTTCTTCTGGCCTCCCGAAAGCTCCGAGGGAAACTTCTCCGCCACCCCTTCGAGACCCACGAGTCCCAGGCACTCCGCGACCCGGTCCTGGATCTCGGAAACGGACATTTCCCCGATCCGGCGCAGCCCCAGCCCCACGTTTTCCCCGATGCTCATGGAGTCGAAGAGCGCCGCGAACTGGAAGACGAATCCCACTTTCCGCCGGAGGGCGAAGAGCTCTTTGGTAGGAAGCTCGGAAACGACCTGCTCGTCCACGCGAACCACGCCTTCGTCCGGGGCGAGGAGTCCCACGATAAGCTTGAGGGCAACCGACTTCCCCGATCCGGACTGCCCCATCACCACGAGGGTCTCGCCCTCCCGAGCATCGACGGAAAACCCGCGAAGCACGCGGTTCGGGCCGAATGCCTTGTGGACGCCATCGAGCACGATGCTCATGAGGTCGGTCGCGCCGGCGTCAGAGGAGCACGAGCGCCCAGAAGGCGTCGAGGACGAGGATTACCATCGAGCTGGCCACGACCGCCCTCGTCGTCCCATTCCCCACTCCTTCTGCCCCTCCGGTCGTGTAATATCCGAAGAAACATCCCAGTGAGGTGACGACGAACCCGAAGCTCGTCGCTTTGATGATCGAATATGTGACGTCGAAGGGGAGGAAAAAGAGGGTGAGCCCCCGCACGAACTCCGCCGTGGACATATCGAGGAGTTGAAGGGAGGTGAGCCAGCCGAAGGTGATCCCGACCGCCGTCGCAAGCAAGGTGACCAGGGGGAACATGATGATCCCGGCGAGGACGCGCGGGAACACCAGGTAGGCGACCGGCGGGTAGGCCATCGTCTCGAGGGCGTCGATCTGTTCGGTCACCCTCATCGTCCCGATCTCCGCCGCGATGTTCGCTCCGACGCGCCCGGAAAGCGCGAGGCCGGTGAGCACGGGGCCGAGCTCGAGCATCATCGTTTTACCGACGAGGACGCCGACGAAATACATCGGGACCGCCCCCGTGAAGGTGTACGACGCCTGCAGGGCCAGGACGATCCCGGTGAAGGTGGCGATGAAGAGCGCGATGGGAACCGAATCCACCCCCACCCGGGCCATCTGCTGCAGTAAGAGACGCCCCCAGACGTCCACGTATCTCGCGGACTGTGCAGTTCGCGCCGTCAGGATCCCCCAGCGGCCGATCCCGGCCGCAAGTGCGGTCGCGCCTCTCCCCAGGGCGGCGAATGGAGCGAGAAGCCGTTCGGTCATGGAGGTGGGCTCGATCCGCCGGAGAGCACCCGGTCTCGGTCAGAATGGGAGGGGCGGCACGTGGCAGCCGGTGCGCGCGGTCCTGCTCGTGAACCGCTTCCCTGGCACCGCCGACGCGCGGATCTCAGCGACGCCTGGATCTCGCCGGCTTGCGGGGAGCGGGCCGAAGCCCGTTTTCGAAGGTGAAGGTCACCTGTTCCGTTTTTTTTCCGTCGCCGGCGGCGACGTCGCAGGTCACACTCACTCGACGCACCCCGTCCTGGTCCCCCCGCACCATGACTTCGACATCCACTCCCTGTTCGGGGCAGATGATCCGGGTGCGCACCTGATCACCGGGAAATTCGTCCCGATAGTCCGCGGGATTTCGGAAGAGCGTCATGGTGGACTGGCGTCCCGAGTGGAGGGAGCGAGAGATCTTCACGTGCCTGAGCCAGTCCGGCTGGTAGCTCACCTCGTAAGCGAAGCCAAGCTGGTCGCATCCCGTCCCCTCGCGATTGTGCCGTGCCACCCATTCCCCCAAGTCGAGTTCCGTCGCGCCCGGAATACGCTCCGGGTCGTCGCGTTCCGCGAATGTCCCGGGGCGGATCCCACGCTGTCAAGTCGTCCACCTCCGCCGTGCGGAGCCGCCGGTTCGCAGGGAGGTCCGGAGGCGGCGAGCATTCCACCGCGAGCCCTTGACCACTTCGCGGAGCCGGATTACTATGCCGAAAATTCCGCAGACGTGATGCCGGGACCGGACGAGATTCGTCTACGCCCCGCGCCGGCCCCTAGCGTTGACCCCGCCAAAACCTTCCGGCCTCCGGCCGTTACCCGACACAAAAAGTTGAGCCCCGGGCCTTTGCCCACCCGCCTTCGCCTCGAGCAAAGATGACCGCGCCAAAGTTGGACATGCCGCCGCCGGCGAAGCGCGGGCTGCCGCGGCGCTGAGCCCTCCCCACCCCCGCCGGACCAGTCCGAACTGGAGACCCCCGTGGACATCGCCGAGCTCAAGAAAAAAAACGTCCAGGAGCTGCACGATCTGGCCGAAGAGCTGAAGATTCAGAACTATTCCGGCCTCCGGAAGCAGGATCTCATCTTCCGCATCGAGCAGAACCTTCTCGACACCGAAGTCGTCCTGAGGGGCGAAGGCGTCCTGGAAGTCCTCCCCGAGGGTTACGGTTTCCTGCGCTCGCCCGACTGGAACTACCTCTACGGGCCCGACGACATCTACGTATCCCCTTCTCAGATAAAGCGCTTCGACCTCCGCACCGGTGACACGGTCCTGGGACAGGTTCGCCCACCGAAGGACGGCGAGCGCTACCTCGCACTCCTGAAGGTCGAGGAGGTCAATCTCGGAGACCCCGAGGGGG
Proteins encoded in this window:
- a CDS encoding SDR family oxidoreductase, producing the protein MTPVALITGGAVRVGRAITLGLAEAGYDVVINYHASESEAKVVARKVEEEGRRATIAGGDVSNPQEVEIIAAHVREEHGRLDLLVNSASLFKSTPLLEIDAGEWDRVMAVNLKGPFLMVKATAELLRESRGRVVNLVDLSAFQPWIEHPHHAVSKAGLLHLTRVMAKALAPHIRVNAIAPGAVLLPEGYGEEEREKSRERAVLGKLGSPEDVVRTVLFLERSPFITGEVIVVDGGRLIGG
- the trxB gene encoding thioredoxin-disulfide reductase, with the translated sequence MAGDRVEEVVIVGSGPAAWTAAIYAARARLEPLVFEGAPSREMIPGGQLMFTTDIENYPGFREGIDGQTFMGEMKAQAIRFGTRLVTDDVVAIETEERPFRLRSAEGEEVRARTVIVATGARANWLGLPNETRLAQLGGGVSACAVCDGALPAFRDQVLAVVGGGDTAMEEALYLTKFAREVVIVHRRDAFRASPIMAERALADKKIRVEWNSVVTDVLGDDFITGIRIRNTESGEEREFPVGGLFVSIGHTPNTVFLKGVVELDAAGYVVTPKGWRTETSVPGIFAAGDAMDPYYRQAVTAAGTGCMAALEAERWLAHGSEELPLPAHPVGKTA
- a CDS encoding NAD(P)/FAD-dependent oxidoreductase, producing MTSEVRDITIVGGGPTGLFAAFYAGMRGASTRIVDSLPELGGQLTALYPEKYIFDVGGFPKVLAKDLALDLIAQAIQFEPELCLDEEVHAVLEEGEGLLRLDCGERSYLTRTLIVAGGKGAFEPRGLECPGYEHLLGHGVHYAVKDPEMYRGKKVLVVGGGDSALDWALILKEKTSRLVVAHRRDSFRAHEASVTKLMEAERGGEIELRLFHEVAEIRGNGRVEAAVLYDNRTQEKFTMECDAVLTFLGFKPDLGPIQGWGLELKKNRILVNTLMETNRPGIYAAGDIVDYEGKLDLIATGFGEAAIAVNNAVHRVDPSARVNPGHSTSLKIFQDK
- a CDS encoding NUDIX domain-containing protein → MPKRVEEKSAGGVVVRTTDGEPRVLLIRDPYGKWGLPKGHLEEGEGTEEAALREVNEETGLEDLELGVDLGEIDWTFRRERRLVHKFCRFYLMTSQVGEARPEQSEGITECRWLSLAEAARTVAYENARVILERAAVQLGISSGGEGAPAGGGASE
- a CDS encoding MlaD family protein, which codes for MSKSREALVGVVIVASIVVTVIGMLWLQGASFGRDQRDIEAVFFEVGLIRAGNDLKLRGVQVGSVREIVVDSTGNTVRVRFRIDEGIVLPPDPVVILSPESLFGDWQAEIHPRTRYPDVGYAEPTREDVLPGHALPDISQLTHMADQIAGNLAMLTERVGIAFSEETAENIASLIDNVEGVTQRLSDMVSQQAVSFTEVTDGVQRAAEEIGSAAEQARLTFVRADEALATGDLASTLEDLGVIAENLRELSGELQGTNASVRSVASRVDSTFVRVEEIVDRTAAGEGSLGRLLQDPAMSNELEALMGDLRALLVDIRENPRRYVRLSIF
- a CDS encoding ATP-binding cassette domain-containing protein, translated to MSIVLDGVHKAFGPNRVLRGFSVDAREGETLVVMGQSGSGKSVALKLIVGLLAPDEGVVRVDEQVVSELPTKELFALRRKVGFVFQFAALFDSMSIGENVGLGLRRIGEMSVSEIQDRVAECLGLVGLEGVAEKFPSELSGGQKKRAGIARAIAARPKYILYDEPTTGLDPITKTVIDRLILRTKEELGATGVVVTHDLESAYRVGDRIAMLYEGQCRFLGTPEELRASDDPVVRGFVEGEPELLEGES
- a CDS encoding ABC transporter permease, which codes for MTERLLAPFAALGRGATALAAGIGRWGILTARTAQSARYVDVWGRLLLQQMARVGVDSVPIALFIATFTGIVLALQASYTFTGAVPMYFVGVLVGKTMMLELGPVLTGLALSGRVGANIAAEIGTMRVTEQIDALETMAYPPVAYLVFPRVLAGIIMFPLVTLLATAVGITFGWLTSLQLLDMSTAEFVRGLTLFFLPFDVTYSIIKATSFGFVVTSLGCFFGYYTTGGAEGVGNGTTRAVVASSMVILVLDAFWALVLL